In the Fusarium falciforme chromosome 6, complete sequence genome, TTTTGCCGTAACGAAGGCGATGGCAAGTACTTGGCCCTCCTGGAGGAGAAGCTTCCCGAGGTGACAAAGCTTGCCTTCTACCTGGAGCGATATCTGCACGTCCTTGTTGAAGCCGTTAAGAGGGTGGCtgagggcgatgaggatgaggatgaggacgaggaagaagaagacacgGTGGAACAGGAGTTCATCGTTGAGCAGCTGCTCCAAATCGCTCTGACTCTCGATTACTCTGACGAAGTTGGTCGACGGAAGATGTTTACCCTTCTTCGACAAGCCATCTCAATCCCTGAGCTGCCAGACGAAGTCACCAAGCTTGCCGTGGAGGCACTACAAGGGATCTGCGCCCCTGACGCTGCCGGAGAGCGAGAGTTTATCAGTATTGTCCTTGAGTCCGTGGCGGACGTTCACGACACCATCGTCGATGACCCGCCAGCTGAGGAGCCCGAGGACAGCTTCCACTCAGCCAGGTCCGAGGTCAGCAGCCGCCCGAGCACGCCAACTAAGAGTAGCAGGCGAGGCCATACTCCCGAGAtgagcgaggaggaagcgcacgacaaggctgtcaaggagatcaTTGTCAACATGAAGTGCCTTCACATTGTCCAATGCATGCTCACGCATGTGTCCATCAACCTTCAGGACAATACAGACCTGGTGTCGATGCTGAACAACCTGGTTGTCCCAGCCGTCCGCAGCCACGAAGCGCCTGTTCGAGAGAGGGGCTTGGTCTGTCTCGGCCTCTGCGCTCTTCTCGATCGCTCAGTTGCGGAGGAGAACCTGACCCTGTTTATGCACTTCTTCAGCAAGGGCCATACCGCTCTTCAGATTACGGCGCTACACATCTTGACTGATATCCTCAACGTCCACGGCGCAGATCTGCTATCCTCTACCCCCAGCCTACTCAAGGTCTACATCAAGGCTGTCAAGGGCGGGGCCAAGTCTCCAGAAGTCCAAGCAGCTGCTACTGTTGCTGTCTCAAAGCTTCTGCTGGGCCGCGTTGTCAGCGATGAGGAGGCCTGTCGGGATCTGCTCAAGTCTCTGGTGGTTGCGTACTTTGACCCCTCATCAGCATCAAACCAGACAGTTCGACAGGCCCTGAACTACTTCCTCCCCGTGTTCTGCTTCTCACGAGCTGAGAATCAGGATCTCATGCGGACTATTGCGCTCGATGCCATCCATGCCCTCTTCAATGTCCGCGAAGGcttggaagatgatgatgtcgatgtcgaggaggacatgGTTAGCATGACCACCATCGGAGCCTGTTTGGTGGATTGGACGGATCCCAGAAAGTGCTACAGCCCTACGGACTTGTTGGATaccgagaagaaggttgTGAATGGTGATGTGCATCTGGAGTTTGCCATGGACATTCTGGAGAAGCTGCAAGGCAATATTGCCAGTAAGTTGAGAAGCTGCAAGACCGTAACGAACAGTACTAACTCCTttgcagaagaagagaagaagctcctcgcTACGCTCCTTGGAAAGCTCCACGTGTCCCCTGGCTCaaccgaggagaagctgcgCGAGGCATATACTGAGGTTAGCGTTGCTGTCGAGGATGGCCTGCTCTCTGATGCCACCAGCCGCAACGCCCTCTACAAGATCCACGTCAGTCTGGGCAAGATTGTCAACGCCCTTGACgatcaacagcaacagcctaCCTATAGGCGCTCTAGCCGCAGCACGTCAGTGACTCTGGACCGACAAACacccgaggaggagaagtcgGTGGTTTCGGAGCCACgtatcaaggaggaggaagagagcgaTGATACCATTGtgcccaaggaggagagggagtcGTTAGTGGAAGAGCTCTTGTCAGACGGCGACGATGTCGAAATGACGGACGTCTAAGACCCAAGATGTAATGAAGTAATGACTGGACCTTTGGATGATTTGGCATTGTCACGAGTGGGTTACGGGACGGCTTGAATGGGTAGAGGGACATTGAGTTTGGCGATGGGGGGTTGATACATCTATTTATGCGTGTTTCTTGATTGCACTAATTGTCAACAATGTGACGATATTCTCATGACATGTGTAGATTTGAGTCTTGGACTATGACCAAGCTGTGGGCTTATATCCTACTGTCTATCCGCGCGAGCCGTGCCAAAACAATTGGCCTCCAAAGGCAATGTTGACCAAAAGGTGCTGTCCAAGGCTCCAAGCCATGCAGTAAAGGTACTTGGGCGAGAACACAGTCCAGATGAAAAGATGTGTTCTAAGCGCCGTGCAAGCCGCCATGACAAACGCGACGCTGACGGCAACGAAGAGGGTCTGAAGGGAGATGTACTGCACAAAAGCATCTCGACGGCCCTCGTGGTACTTGCGAAGCAGCAATAGGTTCGCGGCCGAGGACCAAAACAGGGGGCCGGCCCAGTTGCTCACAAAGGTGAGGACgccgacggcgacgacgttGAAGCCGCTGATGCCGTTGTAGGCGCTCGACAGGTCGACCGACGAGATGGCGTTGGAGCCGCCAAAGGCGAAGAAGGTGGCGTactggaggaggatggttgTCGTGGCGATCTCGGGGACCGACATGTCGACGGCTTGGAGGGAGTGGAAGAGGACGTCGGAGAGGAGGAATAGGGGGATGTTTGTTGCGCGAGATTGGGTCATGCCTAGAAGGGTGAGGAGATGGTGGAAGAGGTGAGCTGGAGGTTTTGTTAGATTGTCATGGATGAATTCTTTGATGGAAAAGGCGCAATACCTGATTGCAGCTGACCATTACGACCACCAGTAAAGGAGCGATACGTTCCATACGCAGAGAAGATAGCTAGGATTGTAAAAACAGTCCTCGCCCTCCAGAGCAGAGACTGCCCCTGAAACAGCTCATTAAGGCTCCTCGCGAACCCAACAACAAGCTCCGGCGCGTCCTCGCTGGTAAAGTCGAGCTTGAAGCTAAAGGCGCTCATCAGGAGGACCGAGGTGAGGGCGGTGCTGGTCATGGATGGCAGGCTCTTGAGGCGGGCGAGCATGCGGAACGAGAGGATCATGTacgagaagatgaggagagaCCAGAGGAGCTGGGGGTGGGTGACGATGAAGCTCTTGACGATGTCGGGGCTTCCGGCGAACTTTTGGCCTGTCTGGTTCCAGGCTCTGGTTATCCGAAGAGCGGCGAGGGAGATGAATAGCCAGCCAATGTCTTCCAAGCTGTTGAGTCTATTACTCGGTTAGCATGATTCAGGAGTGTGTTCAGTGTTGCATAAACATGCCTTCGAATGTGTCGAACccccagcagaagcagccagATGGAGCTAGTCCAATACCAGAAATGCTGTTCCTCCTCGACGTAGCTGCTCGCAAACATCATTGTTCCATACGACAGCGTGAGAAGAGCATAAGGAAGCAGAGGTCCTTGCCGATGAGCCCCAAGCTTGAAGACCACCAAGCCGCTTGCAATAGCAGAAACCGCAGCGATTGCTTGGCCAATGTACAGCTTGGGCATCTCATAGTTAGAGGCCATGCTGCTCATCAACTCCTGAGCACGGCGAAGCCATTCAGACATGGCGTCGAGCCACTCCTGGTCCACCTTGTTGCCAGCAGCGAGAACATGTGCCTCCTTGTTGATCTTCCGCCACTGGCAAGCAAGCTCGTTGATCTCAGTCTTTTCCAGAGAACACGGGTCAGAGTTGCTCTCTGCATCAAAGAGCTCAGCCCCAAACGCAGCAGTAACGATGTTGAGAATCTGTCGAGCATTACGAACCAAGATCTGGATCTTGTCACTCGTCTTGGGCCAGAAGGGGAGAAAGTCCGGGATAAAGGCCCCGAGATTGTTCTTGGACACGGGGAAGCCCAGGAGAGCGGCAATGGTTGGCGCTATGTCAGACTGCTCGACCATTGAGTAGTAGTCAAACTCATCCTTGGGCTGAGCCGGCGCGGGGagcttggaggagatggtCTTGAGCTTGGGGGACAGGAAGACCAAGGCGGGAGATGTCTCGCCCGGCGAAGAAGCACCATGGTTTCCAGCATCG is a window encoding:
- a CDS encoding Cnd3 domain-containing protein produces the protein MPARTSARSTRTSAARSSVTSSAPEVVDTPDNALRTKVCAVFRDAQRTTATHRKLVVNLRKIQEPCCYEPENPNASQFNDFDEDAFNREFIRCVTKIMPIKKSESVGERSIRFVGLFLRYASEKDNELMGDVEDEASVMPETPSTRLISQLLEAILPLMTAKDKVVRYRSTQLVSHIINSLDAIDDDLFQKLRHGLLKRIRDKEAMVRSQAVLGLGRLAGNQAEGCTNSDDSEDGDTGLLEKLLEVLQNDPNADVRKSLLVNLPILPETLSLLLERARDQDAATRRAVYSRLLPALGDFRHLSVKMREKLLRWGIRDRDENVRKAAGRLFRERWIEDCAGVQPREDGAPAEPSPPSFEGLQELLERIDVVNTGVENGVALEAMKGFWEGRPDYRETVEFDDNFWETLSAESVFMARSFNEFCRNEGDGKYLALLEEKLPEVTKLAFYLERYLHVLVEAVKRVAEGDEDEDEDEEEEDTVEQEFIVEQLLQIALTLDYSDEVGRRKMFTLLRQAISIPELPDEVTKLAVEALQGICAPDAAGEREFISIVLESVADVHDTIVDDPPAEEPEDSFHSARSEVSSRPSTPTKSSRRGHTPEMSEEEAHDKAVKEIIVNMKCLHIVQCMLTHVSINLQDNTDLVSMLNNLVVPAVRSHEAPVRERGLVCLGLCALLDRSVAEENLTLFMHFFSKGHTALQITALHILTDILNVHGADLLSSTPSLLKVYIKAVKGGAKSPEVQAAATVAVSKLLLGRVVSDEEACRDLLKSLVVAYFDPSSASNQTVRQALNYFLPVFCFSRAENQDLMRTIALDAIHALFNVREGLEDDDVDVEEDMVSMTTIGACLVDWTDPRKCYSPTDLLDTEKKVVNGDVHLEFAMDILEKLQGNIAKEEKKLLATLLGKLHVSPGSTEEKLREAYTEVSVAVEDGLLSDATSRNALYKIHVSLGKIVNALDDQQQQPTYRRSSRSTSVTLDRQTPEEEKSVVSEPRIKEEEESDDTIVPKEERESLVEELLSDGDDVEMTDV
- a CDS encoding GPI ethanolamine phosphate transferase 2 — encoded protein: MVSSSNGSLLRSLLLVVANLLIPVSILVFAMGFFPYKPFLPGLAEFEPLDIGSPPDAPFNRLIFMVVDALRSDFVYSDVSGFQYVQSLIRDGSAMPFTANARSPTVTMPRIKSMTTGSIPSFVDLILNFDEADTSSTLASQDTWVAQIKAREMGKALMYGDDTWLKLFPNTFDREDGTTSFFVADFTEVDNNVTRNIAGELENNDWGLMVLHYLGLDHIGHKAGPRSSNMIPKQREMDGIVQTLFEAMQSKPHLDSTLLVLCGDHGMNDAGNHGASSPGETSPALVFLSPKLKTISSKLPAPAQPKDEFDYYSMVEQSDIAPTIAALLGFPVSKNNLGAFIPDFLPFWPKTSDKIQILVRNARQILNIVTAAFGAELFDAESNSDPCSLEKTEINELACQWRKINKEAHVLAAGNKVDQEWLDAMSEWLRRAQELMSSMASNYEMPKLYIGQAIAAVSAIASGLVVFKLGAHRQGPLLPYALLTLSYGTMMFASSYVEEEQHFWYWTSSIWLLLLGVRHIRRLNSLEDIGWLFISLAALRITRAWNQTGQKFAGSPDIVKSFIVTHPQLLWSLLIFSYMILSFRMLARLKSLPSMTSTALTSVLLMSAFSFKLDFTSEDAPELVVGFARSLNELFQGQSLLWRARTVFTILAIFSAYGTYRSFTGGRNGQLQSAHLFHHLLTLLGMTQSRATNIPLFLLSDVLFHSLQAVDMSVPEIATTTILLQYATFFAFGGSNAISSVDLSSAYNGISGFNVVAVGVLTFVSNWAGPLFWSSAANLLLLRKYHEGRRDAFVQYISLQTLFVAVSVAFVMAACTALRTHLFIWTVFSPKYLYCMAWSLGQHLLVNIAFGGQLFWHGSRG